A window of Coregonus clupeaformis isolate EN_2021a chromosome 28, ASM2061545v1, whole genome shotgun sequence contains these coding sequences:
- the LOC121542831 gene encoding 40S ribosomal protein S19, whose amino-acid sequence MPGVTVKDVNQQEFVRALSAFLKKSGKLKVPDWVDIVKLAKHKELAPSDENWFYTRAASTVRHLYLRGGAGVGSMTKIYGGRQRNGVCPAHFSVGSKNVARKVLQALELLKMVEKNPNGGRRLTAQGTRDLDRIAGQVAAAKLPPKAAPTV is encoded by the exons atGCCTGGTGTCACAGTGAAAGACGTCAACCAGCAGGAGTTTGTCCGTGCCCTGTCGGCTTTCCTGAAGAA GTCAGGAAAGCTGAAGGTCCCAGATTGGGTGGACATTGTCAAGCTGGCCAAACACAAGGAGCTGGCCCCCAGCGATGAGAACTGGTTCTACACCAGAGCTG CTTCCACAGTGCGCCACCTGTACCTGCGTGGGGGTGCCGGTGTGGGCTCCATGACCAAGATCTACGGTGGTCGCCAGAGGAACGGTGTGTGCCCCGCCCACTTCAGCGTCGGCTCCAAAAATGTGGCCCGTAAGGTGCTGCAAGCCCTCGAGCTTCTCAAGATGGTGGAGAAGAACCCCAACGG TGGTCGCAGACTAACCGCCCAGGGAACCAGAGATCTGGACAGGATTGCTGGCCAG GTTGCAGCTGCAAAGTTGCCCCCGAAGGCTGCACCTACAGTTTAA
- the LOC121542376 gene encoding adenosine receptor A1-like encodes MEHMWLYSVSQCVVSVSVIVVSVRMSMGGGGIAEDGGGQGGGGHTRSGSVSACLKLCLGWVGAIGGAVGVPVSVLLNLRSPQCLYTCITLVCCPLLVRQFTVCLLLLMTLDSHLKHRMGSRYSSLVTRRRVLCVVLLCWVASVLSSFAQFIGWNVLDTWGGAEGWLDGLELDDIPPGNWTSPPPPPPAPPKYNQDRSVIGKYLPYGGFLSKFYVEDLHNFTYAEIHGSHWGVCAPDTVLSPQFLVYVYGVTVFLLPLMGLLAIYLDLVCVMPRQDPEGPGSGPPKRSSPRARSLGLSLCLLVLLCLPLHITHSLLLFSPGTLPPTWAFPLVSLLSQLYGLVPPLLFTIPIQRVVAEQAPLPLPHLAPTGSKVVGRALCSAVQGASCSLKGRLCPVVCV; translated from the exons ATGGAGCACATGTGGCTGTACTCGGTGAGTCAGTGTGTGGTATCTGTGTCGGTGATCGTGGTGAGTGTGAGGATGTCTATGGGTGGTGGTGGGATCGCGGAGGATGGAGGAGGCCAGGGAGGAGGTGGTCATACCCGGAGCGGGAGTGTTTCTGCCTGCCTGAAGTTGTGTCTGGGCTGGGTGGGGGCAATAGGGGGTGCGGTGGGGGTCCCTGTCTCtgtgctgctgaacctgaggagtCCCCAGTGTCTGTACACCTGCATTACCCTGGTGTGCTGTCCTCTGCTGGTCAGGCAGTTCACTGTCTGCCTGCTGCTGCTCATGACCCTCGACTCCCACCTGAAGCATCGCATGGGGAGcag GTACAGTTCCCTGGTGACACGTCGGCGAGTCCTGTGTGTGGTCCTGCTGTGCTGGGTggcctctgtcctctcctcctttgCCCAGTTCATCGGCTGGAATGTCCTGGACACCTGGGGAGGGGCTGAGGGATGGCTGGATGGGCTGGAGCTGGACGACATCCCCCCAGGCAACTggacctcccctcctcctccccctcctgcgCCCCCCAAGTACAACCAGGACCGCTCTGTGATTGGGAAGTACCTCCCTTACGGCGGCTTCCTGTCCAAGTTCTACGTGGAGGATCTCCATAACTTCACTTACGCAGAGATCCATGGGAGCCACTGGGGGGTGTGTGCCCCCGACACCGTCCTCAGCCCCCAGTTCCTGGTCTATGTCTATGGGGTGACCGTCTTCCTGCTCCCCCTAATGGGCCTGCTGGCCATTTACCTAGACCTGGTCTGTGTGATGCCCAGACAGGACCCTGAAGGCCCAGGCTCTGGCCCCCCAAAACGCAGCTCTCCCCGTGCCCGCTCTCTGGGCCTCTCCCTTTGCCTCCTGGTCCTCCTGTGCCTGCCCCTTCACATCACCCACTCCCTCCTGCTTTTCTCCCCAGGCACACTGCCCCCGACCTGGGCTTTCCCGCTGGTCTCGCTCCTGTCGCAGCTCTACGGTCTGGtgccccctctcctcttcaccATTCCCATACAACGGGTGGTGGCCGAGCAGGCACCCCTGCCTCTGCCCCACCTGGCCCCCACAGGGAGTAAGGTGGTGGGCAGAGCCCTGTGTTCTGCTGTGCAGGGGGCGTCCTGCTCACTCAAAGGGAGGCTGTGCCCAGTTGTATGTGTGTGA